Genomic DNA from Harpia harpyja isolate bHarHar1 chromosome 13, bHarHar1 primary haplotype, whole genome shotgun sequence:
ATTTTACGGCTGCAGATTGACCCCAGAGCGGTGCTATCAAGCATGCTGAATTACACGCTTTTAATATCTTgggctttttttggcttttttttgtttgttttttttactgttagcGACAAGAGAGCTTGTGCGGCAACTAGAAGATGCTGATCGTTACTACAAATGGGGTCTCCTTCTCCTAATTAGCACTAGAAAGAGccatgcagtattaaaaaaaaaaaaaatttaagagaaaaggatGCTTTCCGCTTAAAAAAGTGGTTACCACCACGAGGGACTCCAGCCGTTCAAGTAATAGAGGCAAGGCAGGTACTGCCAGCCGCCCCGCAGCGTGAGCAGCGATGCTCCGGGGATCTCGGCCGCTTTCTGCCCGGCCAGACGCGTGTCCAGTCTGCTGATTTCGGAGGCGACCTGTTTCCTCTTGGTTTTATACCTCCTGTTCTGGAACCAGATTTTCACCTGCGTCTCGGTGAGCTGCAGGTTTTTGGCCAGGTGGGCTCGCTCGGGGGCCGACAGGTATTTTTGGTGGCTGAATTTCCGCTCCAGTTCGATGACTTGGGTGTGGGAGAATGCCGCCCGCGAGCGCTTCGCCTGCTTGGGGGGGTGCTGGGCGATGGGCAGGGGTCGCAGGGGGGGGTCACAGTCTGACAGGTAGGTCTCTGCCGTGGCAT
This window encodes:
- the NKX3-1 gene encoding homeobox protein Nkx-3.1 yields the protein MSAGVLPARRQRAPSSTPAGMSWTPTVAQQTMPISSRPRTSFLIQDILWDGAERGAWPERGESGEFGSPEDGEPGPAAAKGNEGSSALGHPPGGPRPPGASPAQTRGTPHEADADATAETYLSDCDPPLRPLPIAQHPPKQAKRSRAAFSHTQVIELERKFSHQKYLSAPERAHLAKNLQLTETQVKIWFQNRRYKTKRKQVASEISRLDTRLAGQKAAEIPGASLLTLRGGWQYLPCLYYLNGWSPSWW